In one window of Pseudobdellovibrionaceae bacterium DNA:
- the prmA gene encoding 50S ribosomal protein L11 methyltransferase, with the protein MDTPDPSRHIRRMSESYLRVTLVGVDDQDEEFVSDLCFQFGASGITEKLSYVQDTDTFAVTTLPTSTHDLEVYFESKPSEDFYFKLQGQYPGVTIETHEEPHKDWLAEWKKGFRSFRLADEIWVVPSWLETPAEAKSIIKMDPGLAFGTGTHATTQLMSQLLSEYPQWHNQPSILDVGTGTGILSILSVMLGASQVMATEIDELARQTGRENVVLNGVDSKINVIDEQVDEIDQKFDIVVANIIDGILVQISSHLKRALNPGGHLFLTGILLEREKQFLDRFGIDPDFSVLKRLAKDEWVGFELVKKG; encoded by the coding sequence ATGGACACTCCCGATCCCTCCCGCCATATTCGGCGCATGTCTGAGTCTTATTTGCGAGTCACCTTGGTCGGAGTTGACGATCAGGATGAAGAATTTGTCAGTGACCTTTGCTTTCAATTTGGAGCATCGGGAATCACAGAAAAGTTGTCTTACGTACAAGACACTGACACCTTTGCCGTCACCACGCTGCCCACGAGCACTCATGATTTAGAGGTTTATTTTGAAAGTAAACCATCTGAAGATTTCTATTTTAAATTACAGGGGCAATATCCGGGCGTAACAATTGAAACCCACGAAGAGCCGCACAAGGATTGGCTCGCTGAATGGAAAAAGGGGTTCAGGTCGTTTCGATTGGCTGATGAGATATGGGTCGTGCCCAGTTGGCTAGAGACTCCGGCAGAAGCGAAGTCCATCATAAAGATGGATCCCGGCTTAGCCTTTGGTACCGGTACTCATGCCACCACGCAGTTGATGTCACAACTTTTGAGTGAATACCCTCAGTGGCACAATCAGCCGTCAATTTTAGATGTGGGCACCGGCACAGGGATACTTTCCATTTTATCTGTCATGTTGGGAGCCTCTCAGGTGATGGCCACAGAGATTGACGAGTTGGCGCGCCAGACGGGTCGGGAAAATGTGGTTCTTAATGGCGTTGATTCTAAAATAAACGTTATTGATGAACAGGTCGATGAGATCGATCAAAAGTTTGATATAGTGGTTGCAAATATTATTGATGGAATTCTTGTTCAGATCTCTTCGCACTTGAAAAGGGCCTTAAATCCCGGCGGCCATTTGTTTCTAACAGGAATTTTACTTGAAAGAGAAAAACAGTTTTTAGATCGCTTTGGGATTGATCCTGACTTCAGCGTATTGAAGCGTCTGGCTAAAGATGAGTGGGTGGGATTTGAACTTGTTAAAAAAGGATGA
- the csrA gene encoding carbon storage regulator CsrA: MLVLTRKLGESIAIDDHIKIRVVQIKGKQVRLGIEAPKDTKIHREEVYVAIKDQNQESVKTTSENTRAVAALLKK; this comes from the coding sequence ATGTTGGTTTTGACCCGCAAATTGGGTGAGAGTATCGCCATCGACGACCACATAAAAATACGTGTGGTGCAGATAAAAGGTAAACAAGTTAGGCTAGGTATTGAGGCTCCTAAGGACACCAAAATACACCGTGAAGAAGTCTACGTGGCGATCAAAGATCAAAACCAGGAGTCTGTAAAAACCACCTCGGAAAACACCCGCGCCGTGGCAGCGCTCCTGAAAAAATAA
- a CDS encoding 16S rRNA (uracil(1498)-N(3))-methyltransferase — MRRYFLEPGSIQDSEVLITGDDFHHIHHVCRHQVGDRFEVLGVEHKAFLVELLEVSKKTAKARILETRSVPPLPLPRIYLAVSLSRFATMDTIVEKAVELGVAEFRPFVSSRSFMTRVEKIPASKVARWDKIVKGATQQSGRGEKMPVMPVVPLPKLLEEFNQRHRCGGLFAYEGLSDTSIKPALRQLSQSDLSEIWIFVGSEGGFSEDEVSLFAENGLRPVTVGDQVLRVETACLALVSVIKYEFDLMS; from the coding sequence ATGCGCCGGTATTTTCTAGAGCCGGGAAGTATTCAAGACTCTGAGGTTTTGATTACAGGAGATGATTTTCACCATATTCACCATGTTTGCAGACATCAAGTGGGAGACCGCTTTGAAGTTTTAGGGGTAGAACACAAAGCCTTTCTGGTTGAACTTTTAGAAGTTTCAAAAAAAACCGCTAAAGCTCGAATTCTCGAGACTCGATCGGTTCCGCCGCTGCCTTTGCCTCGGATTTATTTGGCGGTAAGCTTATCCCGTTTTGCCACTATGGACACCATCGTTGAAAAGGCCGTCGAGCTGGGTGTGGCCGAATTTAGACCATTTGTGTCATCTCGGAGCTTTATGACTCGAGTTGAAAAGATCCCGGCCAGCAAAGTGGCTCGATGGGATAAGATCGTTAAGGGAGCCACTCAACAGTCCGGGCGTGGTGAAAAAATGCCTGTGATGCCGGTTGTGCCGCTCCCAAAATTGTTAGAAGAATTTAACCAGAGACATCGCTGCGGGGGTCTATTTGCCTATGAGGGGCTGTCAGATACGAGCATTAAGCCGGCTCTCCGGCAGCTGAGTCAAAGCGACCTCAGTGAAATCTGGATATTTGTGGGAAGTGAAGGGGGGTTTTCAGAGGACGAGGTTTCTCTGTTTGCTGAAAATGGATTGCGCCCGGTTACTGTGGGCGATCAGGTGTTGCGAGTGGAAACGGCTTGCTTGGCGCTAGTGAGCGTCATAAAGTATGAATTCGACCTGATGTCATAG
- a CDS encoding flagellar assembly protein FliW encodes MKIQTSRFGAVEFAEDDILDFPEGLLGFDHMRQFVLLDDPHDEIFIWLQSCENPAIAFPVLEPELFAEGYSIHLGKRDLESLDINSLDDCRYFTVVTIPEDPTKMTANLKAPIIINGANRKARQIVLQDNNLAIREPIFSKLQQRVVQSPSHPIKSQALDWGVAVALPSEDIGSGTGSEPGATA; translated from the coding sequence ATGAAGATTCAGACGTCCCGCTTTGGTGCTGTGGAGTTTGCCGAAGACGACATTCTAGATTTTCCAGAAGGGCTGCTCGGCTTTGATCACATGCGCCAATTTGTCCTTCTCGATGATCCCCATGATGAGATTTTTATCTGGTTGCAGAGCTGTGAAAATCCAGCCATTGCTTTTCCGGTTTTAGAGCCTGAGCTGTTTGCTGAAGGTTATAGCATCCATCTTGGAAAACGAGATCTGGAGTCTCTAGATATTAATAGTCTAGATGATTGTCGGTACTTCACCGTTGTAACTATTCCCGAGGACCCGACGAAAATGACGGCCAACTTGAAAGCTCCCATCATAATAAATGGTGCAAACCGAAAAGCGAGACAGATTGTTTTACAAGATAACAATTTAGCCATTCGCGAACCCATCTTTTCAAAGTTGCAACAACGAGTGGTTCAAAGTCCATCTCACCCCATCAAAAGCCAGGCTTTGGATTGGGGAGTGGCTGTGGCATTGCCCTCTGAAGACATAGGTTCAGGCACTGGCAGCGAGCCCGGGGCCACCGCTTAA